Proteins found in one Pyrus communis chromosome 15, drPyrComm1.1, whole genome shotgun sequence genomic segment:
- the LOC137718681 gene encoding probable LRR receptor-like serine/threonine-protein kinase At4g36180 — MATPTFLFLITIAIPTIYFPATLTADQRPSAETVLSEIQALTAFKRNLHDPLGALDGWDTSTPSAPCDWRGVVCYNDRVRELRLPRLHLGGRITDHLASLRELRKLSLYSNNFNGAIPPSLSQCALLRAVYLHGNSLTGTLPPAIFNLTNLQILNVAHNFLSGKISGDIPVSLRYLDLSSNTFSGEIPKNFSADSSLQLINLSFNRFSGGVPATIGGLKNLEYLWLDSNQLHRTLPSAISNCSSLVHLSADDNALRGLIPTTIGAMPKLQVVSLSRNELSGAVPTSLLCSTANNDSSLRIVELGFNALTSIAEPPDISKCSSALGVLGLKSNQISGSFPSWLINVTTIMRVLDLSGNLLSGQLPPEIGNLLRLEEFRVANNSLSGEIPGEIVKCSLLQVLDVEGNRFAGQVPLFLAGMRSLKVLSLGGNLFSGPIPASLGALSWLESLDLSNNNLTGKVPDELMMQLSNLTSLNLSNNKFSGEIINVGELKSLQVLNLSNCGFSGSVPASIGGLMKLETLDLSKQKLSGELPVQIFGLPNLQLVAVQENHLSGDVPQGFSSLISLNYLNLSYNAFTGDIPTTYGFLNSLVVLSLSGNRISGTIPQELGDSLNLRVLELRSNQLGGKIPGDISRLSNLKELNLGHNKLTGEIPKEISNCSSLTSLLLSGNRLSGQIPHSLPKLLNLTVMDLSSNNLSGTIPEDLSLIIPHLKYLNLSNNNLAGEIPKPLGSQFNDPSVFARNGDLCGKPLDRECADVRRRKRNRLTLLIAVAVGGAFLLALCCCGYIYSLLRWRTKLRETVIGGQKKRTSPRTSSGDKSSRGSGDGGPKLVMFNSKITYAEALEATRQFDEENVLSRGRYGLVFKATFQDGMVLAVRRLPDGFLDEGSFRKEAEDLGKVKHRNLTVLRGYYAGPPDVRLLVYDYMPNGNLSALLQEASHQDGHVLNWPMRHLIALGIARGLAYLHSASMVHGDVKPQNVLFDADFEAHLSEFGLDRVTIVTPAKASSSSTTIGSLGYVSPEAALTGQATKEADVYSFGIVLMEILTGRNPMTFTQDEDIVKWVKKQLQNGQVSELLEPGLLELDPESSDWEEFLLGVKVGLLCTAPDPLDRPSIADIVFMLEGCRVGPDIPSSADPTSLPSPA; from the coding sequence ATGGCGACGCCcaccttcctcttcctcataACAATTGCTATTCCAACAATTTACTTCCCCGCCACCTTAACGGCGGATCAACGGCCGAGTGCGGAAACGGTACTCTCTGAGATCCAAGCGTTAACGGCGTTTAAGCGTAACCTCCACGACCCTCTTGGCGCTCTCGACGGCTGGGATACGTCCACGCCGTCGGCCCCGTGCGACTGGCGCGGCGTCGTCTGTTACAACGACCGAGTGCGGGAGCTCCGCCTGCCTCGTCTCCACCTTGGCGGCCGAATTACTGACCACCTCGCCAGCCTCCGCGAACTCCGCAAGCTCAGCCTCTACAGCAACAACTTCAACGGCGCCATACCTCCTTCTCTCTCCCAATGCGCTCTCTTGCGGGCTGTTTACCTGCACGGCAACTCGCTCACCGGAACTCTTCCACCGGCGATTTTCAACCTCACCAACCTCCAAATCCTCAATGTCGCTCACAATTTCCTCTCTGGAAAAATCTCCGGCGACATTCCGGTGAGCCTCCGTTACCTCGACCTTTCGTCGAACACATTCTCTGGTGAGATTCCGAAGAACTTCTCCGCCGATTCAAGCCTCCAGCTTATCAATCTCTCGTTCAATCGGTTCTCCGGCGGAGTGCCGGCGACTATCGGAGGTCTCAAGAATCTTGAGTATCTGTGGTTGGACTCGAACCAGCTGCACCGTACTCTGCCTTCAGCGATTTCCAACTGCTCCTCACTCGTACATTTGAGCGCCGATGACAATGCGCTAAGAGGTCTGATTCCGACGACGATAGGAGCGATGCCAAAGCTTCAGGTGGTGTCGCTGTCGCGGAACGAGCTGTCAGGGGCGGTCCCCACGTCGTTGTTGTGCAGTACTGCAAACAACGACTCGTCGTTGAGGATTGTGGAGCTCGGATTCAATGCGCTCACAAGCATCGCTGAGCCGCCAGATATCTCAAAATGTTCGAGTGCATTGGGAGTTTTGGGCTTAAAATCCAATCAGATAAGTGGCTCCTTCCCATCTTGGTTGATAAACGTGACAACAATTATGAGAGTTCTAGATCTTTCTGGAAACTTGTTGTCGGGTCAATTGCCGCCGGAGATTGGCAATCTTCTCCGGTTGGAGGAGTTTCGGGTGGCAAATAACTCGCTGTCCGGTGAAATTCCTGGTGAGATCGTGAAATGTAGCTTGTTGCAGGTCCTTGATGTTGAAGGAAATAGGTTTGCAGGTCAAGTTCCACTTTTTTTAGCAGGAATGAGGAGCTTGAAGGTGTTGTCTTTGGGTGGGAATTTATTCTCCGGTCCCATTCCGGCGAGTTTAGGAGCGCTGTCGTGGCTCGAATCTTTGGATTTGAGCAACAATAATCTGACCGGGAAAGTTCCTGATGAGCTAATGATGCAGCTAAGCAACTTGACTAGTTTGAATCTGAGTAATAACAAGTTTTCTGGTGAAATTATTAATGTTGGAGAGTTGAAGAGCTTGCAGGTTTTGAATTTGAGCAATTGTGGGTTTTCGGGGAGTGTTCCTGCGAGCATTGGTGGTTTGATGAAGCTTGAAACACTTGATTTGAGTAAACAGAAGCTTTCGGGGGAGTTGCCGGTTCAGATTTTCGGGTTGCCAAATTTACAACTGGTTGCTGTGCAGGAAAATCACTTATCAGGAGATGTCCCTCAAGGTTTTAgtagtttgattagtttgaacTATCTTAACCTATCTTACAATGCTTTTACTGGTGATATTCCTACAACTTATGGATTTCTCAACTCATTAGTTGTTCTATCATTGTCTGGAAATCGCATTTCGGGTACAATCCCACAAGAGCTTGGAGATAGTTTGAATCTTCGGGTGCTTGAGCTTCGTTCTAATCAGTTAGGTGGCAAAATTCCAGGCGATATCTCTCGCCTATCCAATTTGAAAGAGCTCAATCTAGGTCATAATAAGTTGACAGGTGAAATCCCAAAGGAGATTTCCAATTGCTCTTCTTTGACTTCTCTGTTGTTAAGTGGGAATCGCCTTTCAGGTCAAATACCACACTCATTGCCTAAGTTATTGAACCTCACAGTGATGGATCTTTCCTCTAACAATTTGAGTGGCACCATCCCGGAAGATCTTTCGCTCATCATCCCTCACTTGAAATACCTTAACTTATCAAACAACAACCTTGCTGGAGAGATTCCGAAGCCACTGGGTTCTCAGTTCAACGATCCTTCTGTGTTTGCAAGGAATGGAGATTTATGTGGGAAACCATTGGATAGAGAATGTGCAGATGtgagaaggagaaaaagaaacagGTTGACTTTATTGATTGCGGTGGCTGTGGGAGGAGCTTTTCTTCTGGCGTTGTGTTGTTGTGGCTATATCTACAGCCTACTGCGATGGCGGACAAAACTTAGAGAAACGGTAATCGGGGGGCAGAAGAAACGAACTAGCCCTCGAACAAGCTCAGGGGATAAAAGCAGCCGGGGAAGTGGCGATGGAGGGCCAAAACTAGTGATGTTCAATAGCAAGATCACGTATGCAGAGGCATTGGAAGCAACGAGACAATTCGATGAGGAAAATGTGTTAAGCAGGGGAAGATATGGACTGGTATTCAAGGCCACGTTTCAAGATGGAATGGTGCTCGCAGTTCGACGCCTTCCCGATGGTTTTCTTGATGAAGGCAGCTTCCGCAAAGAAGCTGAAGATCTTGGCAAGGTGAAGCATCGAAACCTGACAGTTTTACGAGGCTATTATGCCGGTCCTCCGGACGTGAGGCTCCTTGTGTACGATTACATGCCCAATGGAAACTTAAGCGCTCTTCTACAAGAGGCCTCTCACCAAGACGGGCATGTACTAAATTGGCCAATGAGGCACCTCATAGCACTCGGCATTGCTCGTGGATTAGCCTACCTGCACTCTGCCTCAATGGTACACGGCGATGTGAAGCCGCAGAACGTTCTTTTTGATGCTGATTTCGAAGCCCATTTATCCGAATTTGGTCTAGACCGGGTAACCATAGTCACACCAGCAAAAGCTTCCTCGTCTTCAACCACGATCGGCTCCTTAGGCTATGTGTCCCCCGAAGCTGCATTAACAGGGCAAGCAACGAAAGAAGCCGATGTGTATAGTTTTGGGATTGTATTGATGGAGATACTGACCGGGAGGAATCCGATGACGTTTACTCAAGACGAAGACATTGTGAAGTGGGTGAAGAAGCAACTTCAGAACGGTCAAGTTTCCGAGCTGCTCGAGCCCGGGCTGCTCGAACTAGACCCGGAATCGTCAGACTGGGAAGAGTTCTTGCTGGGAGTGAAAGTGGGGCTTCTTTGCACGGCTCCGGATCCGCTTGATCGACCATCCATTGCCGACATTGTGTTCATGCTTGAAGGTTGCAGAGTCGGACCCGACATCCCCTCGTCAGCTGATCCGACCTCTCTGCCTTCGCCAGcctaa
- the LOC137718822 gene encoding probable LRR receptor-like serine/threonine-protein kinase At4g36180 produces MATANFSFLFVVAFAVPICFAAALTAAQRQTSLSEIQALTAFKRNLHDPLGALDSWDASTPSAPCDWRGVGCYDNRVRELRLPRLHLGGRITDQLADLRELRKLSLHSNNLNGSIPSSLSQCALLRALYLHGNSLSGTLPPAILNLTNLQILNVAQNFLSGTISGNIRVSLRYLDLSSNTFYGEIPMNFSADSSLQLINLSFNRFSGVVPATIGGLKNLEYLWLDSNQLYGTLPSAISNCSSLVHLSADDNALRGLVPTTIGAMPKLQVVSLSRNELSGSVPTSLLCNTANNDSSLRIVELGFNALTSMAEPPDISQCSSALGVLDLNSNQISGPFPSWLTNVTTIMRVLNLSGNLFSGQLPPEIGNLLRLEEFRVANNSLSGEIPGEIVKCSLLQVLDVEGNRFSGQVPLFLGGMSSLKMLSLARNLFSGDIPASLGALSQLESLNLSNNNLTGKVPDELLMQLSNLTSLNLSNNKFSGEIIDVGELKSLQVLNLSNCGFSGSIPSSIGGLMKLETLDLSKQKLSGELPVQIFGLPNLQVVAVQENHITGDVPQGFSSLISLVYLNLSYNAFTGDIPTTYGFLNSLVVLSLSGNRISGTIPQELGDTLNLGVLELRSNQLGGEIPGGISRLSSLKELNVGHNKLTGEIPGEISNCSSLTSLLLDGNQLSSQIPDSLPKLLNLAVLDLSSNKLSEAIPESLSLLVPHLKYLNLSNNNLAGEIPKTLGSQFNDSSVFAMNRDLCGKPLGRECADVRRRKRNRLILLIGVAVGGALLLPLCCCGYIYSLLRWRKKLREMLTGPQKKRTSPRASSGDRSRGSGENGGSKLVMFTSKITYAEALEATRQFDEENVLSRGRYGLVFKATFQDGMVLSIRRLPDGTLDEGGFRKEAEALGKVKHRNLTVLRGYYAGPPDVRLLVYDYMPNGNLGTLLQEASHQDGHVLNWPMRHLIALGIARGLAFLHSVSIVHGDVKPQNVLFDADFEAHLSEFGLDRLTIATPAEASSSTTPIGSLGYVSSEAALSGQATKEADVYSFGIVLLEILTGRKPVMFTEEEDIVKWVKNQLQTGQVTELLEPGMLEIDPESSEWEEFLLGVKVGLLCTAPDPLDRPLIADIVFMLEGCRVGQDIPSSADPTSLPSPV; encoded by the coding sequence ATGGCAACGGCTAATTTCtccttcctcttcgtcgtagcattTGCGGTTCCTATTTGCTTCGCCGCCGCCTTAACGGCCGCTCAAAGGCAAACATCACTTTCCGAGATACAAGCGTTAACGGCGTTTAAGCGCAACCTTCACGACCCGCTTGGCGCGCTCGACAGCTGGGATGCGTCCACGCCGTCAGCCCCGTGTGACTGGCGTGGCGTCGGCTGTTACGATAACCGAGTTCGGGAGCTCCGCCTGCCTCGTCTCCACCTCGGCGGCCGAATTACTGACCAGCTCGCCGACCTCCGCGAACTCCGAAAGCTCAGCCTTCACAGCAACAACCTCAACGGCTCCATACCTTCCTCTCTCTCCCAGTGCGCTTTGTTACGCGCTCTTTACTTGCATGGCAACTCGCTCTCCGGGACTCTCCCGCCGGCGATTCTCAACCTCACCAACCTCCAAATCCTCAACGTCGCTCAAAATTTCCTCTCCGGAACAATCTCCGGCAACATTCGGGTGAGCCTTCGGTACCTCGACCTTTCGTCGAACACATTCTACGGGGAGATTCCGATGAACTTCTCCGCGGACTCTAGCCTCCAGCTCATCAATCTCTCGTTCAATCGGTTCTCCGGCGTGGTTCCGGCGACCATCGGCGGTCTCAAGAATCTTGAATATCTGTGGCTGGACTCGAACCAGCTGTACGGCACTCTGCCATCGGCGATTTCTAACTGCTCCTCGCTCGTGCATTTGAGCGCGGACGACAACGCGCTGAGGGGTCTGGTTCCGACGACGATCGGAGCGATGCCGAAGCTTCAGGTGGTGTCGCTGTCACGGAACGAACTGTCAGGGTCGGTCCCCACGTCGTTGTTGTGCAATACTGCTAACAACGACTCGTCGTTGAGGATTGTCGAGCTTGGATTCAATGCGCTCACGAGCATGGCTGAGCCGCCAGATATCTCACAATGTTCGAGTGCATTGGGGGTTTTGGACTTAAATTCCAATCAGATAAGTGGCCCCTTCCCATCTTGGTTGACAAACGTGACAACAATTATGAGAGTTCTAAATCTTTCTGGAAACTTGTTTTCGGGTCAATTGCCGCCGGAGATTGGCAATCTTCTCCGGTTGGAGGAGTTTCGGGTGGCGAATAATTCGCTGTCCGGTGAAATTCCTGGTGAGATTGTGAAATGTAGCTTGTTGCAGGTCCTTGATGTTGAAGGAAACAGGTTTTCGGGTCAAGTTCCTTTGTTTTTGGGAGGAATGAGTAGCTTGAAGATGTTGTCTTTGGCTAGGAATTTATTCTCCGGCGACATTCCGGCAAGTTTAGGAGCGCTTTCGCAGCTCGAATCGTTGAATTTAAGCAACAATAATCTTACTGGGAAAGTTCCTGATGAGCTATTGATGCAGCTAAGCAACTTGACTAGTTTGAATCTGAGTAATAACAAGTTTTCTGGTGAAATTATTGATGTTGGAGAGTTGAAGAGCTTGCAGGTTTTGAATTTGAGCAATTGTGGGTTTTCGGGGAGCATTCCTTCGAGCATTGGGGGTTTGATGAAGCTTGAAACACTTGATTTGAGCAAACAGAAGCTTTCGGGGGAGTTGCCGGTTCAGATTTTCGGGTTGCCAAATTTACAAGTGGTTGCTGTGCAGGAAAATCACATAACAGGAGATGTCCCTCAAGGTTTTAgtagtttgattagtttggtCTATCTTAACCTATCTTACAATGCTTTTACTGGTGATATTCCTACAACTTATGGATTTCTCAACTCATTAGTTGTTCTATCACTGTCTGGAAATCGCATTTCGGGTACAATCCCACAAGAGCTTGGAGATACTTTGAATCTTGGAGTGCTCGAGCTTCGTTCTAATCAGTTAGGTGGTGAAATTCCAGGCGGTATCTCTCGCCTATCCAGTTTGAAAGAGCTCAATGTAGGTCATAATAAATTGACGGGTGAAATCCCAGGGGAGATTTCCAATTGTTCTTCTTTGACTTCTCTGTTGTTAGATGGGAATCAACTTTCAAGTCAAATACCAGACTCATTGCCTAAGTTATTAAACCTCGCGGTGTTAGATCTTTCCTCTAACAAGCTGAGTGAAGCAATCCCCGAAAGTCTTTCGCTCCTCGTCCCTCACTTGAAATACCTGAATTTGTCAAACAACAACCTTGCTGGAGAGATTCCGAAGACGCTGGGTTCTCAGTTCAATGATTCTTCTGTGTTTGCAATGAATAGAGATTTATGTGGGAAGCCACTGGGTAGAGAATGTGCAGATGTGAGAAGGAGAAAAAGGAATAGGTTGATTTTATTAATTGGGGTGGCCGTGGGAGGAGCTTTGCTTCTGCCATTGTGTTGTTGTGGCTACATTTACAGCCTCTTGCGATGGCGAAAAAAGCTTAGGGAAATGTTAACCGGTCCCCAGAAGAAGCGGACAAGCCCTCGAGCAAGCTCAGGAGACAGGAGCCGGGGAAGTGGAGAAAATGGAGGGTCAAAACTTGTGATGTTCACTAGCAAGATCACGTATGCAGAGGCATTGGAAGCAACAAGACAATTCGATGAAGAAAATGTGTTGAGCAGGGGAAGATATGGACTTGTATTCAAGGCTACATTCCAAGATGGAATGGTGCTCTCAATCCGACGCCTTCCCGATGGAACCCTCGATGAAGGCGGTTTTCGCAAAGAAGCTGAAGCTCTCGGCAAGGTGAAACATCGAAACCTAACAGTCCTCCGAGGCTATTACGCAGGTCCCCCGGACGTGAGGCTCCTCGTGTACGATTACATGCCAAATGGAAACCTAGGGACTCTTCTCCAAGAGGCTTCTCACCAAGACGGGCACGTACTTAATTGGCCAATGCGGCACCTCATTGCGCTCGGCATTGCTCGCGGATTAGCATTCCTGCACTCTGTCTCAATTGTACACGGCGATGTGAAGCCGCAGAACGTGCTTTTCGATGCTGATTTCGAAGCACATTTGTCCGAATTTGGACTAGACCGGCTAACCATAGCCACACCGGCAGAAGCATCCTCGTCTACCACGCCGATCGGGTCCTTAGGCTACGTGTCCTCTGAAGCGGCATTGTCGGGGCAAGCGACGAAAGAAGCCGACGTGTATAGTTTCGGGATCGTACTGTTGGAGATACTGACAGGGAGGAAGCCGGTGATGTTtacggaagaagaagacattgtgaAATGGGTGAAGAATCAGCTGCAGACGGGTCAAGTTACCGAGCTGCTCGAACCCGGGATGCTCGAGATTGACCCCGAATCGTCGGAGTGGGAAGAGTTCCTGCTCGGAGTGAAAGTGGGGCTTCTTTGTACGGCTCCTGATCCGCTTGATCGGCCATTGATTGCCGACATTGTGTTCATGCTTGAAGGTTGCAGGGTCGGACAGGATATCCCGTCCTCAGCTGATCCAACCTCTCTGCCTTCGCCggtctaa
- the LOC137717598 gene encoding uncharacterized TPR repeat-containing protein At1g05150-like, translating into MTTRGSRSEKVKRIFYQFDDNHDGGLNRDEMAALVVAVNPRVKFSNEQINAILDEVFRTYGDFIDGEKGLTYEGLLRTYDDGAGDVDRDFDALGLELTLDETKASEASSSSIVDERVVESQKKQRTAAWAVSPNHGIVFDDTWKIVDDLEILVKRLKAKQSKDGKLKADNIDAFSDAGWSRELGPSSEISEKRVFWEENGHDYVLFVKELGVLRSRADGARSREQAFDGNMAIGRVLYEHQLFKEALVSFKRSCELQPVDVRPHFRAGNCLYVLGRYKEAKEEFLLALEAAEAGGNQWAYLLPQIYVNLGIALEGEGMVMSACEYYREAAILCPTHFRALKLLGSALFGVGEYEAAVKALDEAIFMKPDYADAHCDLASALHAMGEDERAIATFQKAIDLKPGHVDALYNLGGLYMDSGRFPRASEMYTRVLAVWPNHWRAQLNKAVSLLGARETEEAKKALKEALKMTNRVELHDAIAHLKQLQKKKVKATNGEGSFVTVEPSKFKTVGEKTTLRQELANALEIRAFQRITRLSRCDVELLKKEMNDGEVPLSYSGTGVPQRSIRKPNLEVILRRLLDFLKPETFQGAVKAINERILSVMDETGSGRVDLGMFFAVLAPICSGSPEKRKRVAFDALLWRPVNEGGGSQIRKADATSYINLLRAMYVPSHGVSEMLELHGETDLSTVSFTEFLVMFDDPDWGFGIMSTLLKLETGDRNRHGNHVCSVCRYPIIGSRFKEVKSHFSLCNQCYSEGKVPPTSKQEEYKFREYGSEAEAMKHKCKCFTLQSHKAP; encoded by the coding sequence ATGACGACGAGAGGGAGCAGATCGGAGAAGGTGAAACGGATTTTCTACCAGTTCGATGACAACCACGACGGCGGCCTCAACCGCGATGAGATGGCGGCGCTCGTTGTCGCCGTAAACCCTAGGGTCAAATTTTCCAACGAGCAGATCAATGCCATTTTGGACGAGGTGTTCCGGACCTACGGGGACTTCATCGACGGCGAGAAGGGGCTGACGTACGAGGGGCTTTTGCGGACGTACGACGACGGAGCCGGCGATGTGGACCGTGACTTCGACGCGCTCGGGTTGGAGCTTACGCTGGACGAGACGAAGGCGTCCGAGGCGTCGTCGTCGTCGATTGTCGACGAGCGGGTAGTGGAGTCGCAGAAGAAGCAGAGGACGGCGGCGTGGGCGGTGTCGCCGAACCACGGGATCGTGTTCGACGACACGTGGAAGATTGTGGACGATTTGGAGATTCTGGTGAAGCGGTTGAAGGCGAAGCAGAGCAAAGACGGGAAATTGAAGGCGGACAACATCGACGCCTTCTCCGACGCCGGTTGGTCGAGGGAATTGGGGCCGTCGTCGGAGATTTCTGAGAAAAGGGTATTTTGGGAGGAGAATGGGCATGATTACGTTCTGTTCGTCAAAGAATTGGGGGTGCTGAGGAGCCGGGCCGACGGAGCGAGGTCACGTGAGCAGGCCTTCGACGGGAACATGGCGATTGGGAGGGTGCTGTACGAGCACCAGCTGTTTAAGGAGGCGTTGGTGAGCTTCAAGAGGTCCTGTGAGTTGCAGCCGGTGGATGTGCGGCCGCATTTCCGAGCTGGGAATTGCTTGTATGTTCTTGGCAGGTACAAGGAAGCCAAAGAAGAGTTTTTGCTGGCGTTGGAGGCGGCGGAGGCCGGCGGCAACCAGTGGGCTTATCTGCTTCCACAGATTTATGTGAATCTCGGGATTGCGCTTGAAGGTGAAGGTATGGTTATGAGTGCTTGTGAGTATTACAGAGAAGCTGCAATTCTATGTCCAACACATTTTAGAGCTTTGAAACTTTTGGGTAGTGCTCTTTTCGGGGTTGGGGAATATGAGGCGGCTGTCAAGGCCTTGGATGAGGCCATTTTTATGAAACCTGATTATGCCGATGCGCATTGTGATTTGGCTTCGGCTTTGCATGCCATGGGGGAGGATGAGAGGGCAATTGCCACATTTCAGAAAGCTATTGATTTGAAGCCTGGTCATGTGGATGCTTTGTATAATTTGGGTGGGCTGTATATGGATTCGGGTAGGTTTCCGAGAGCTTCTGAGATGTATACTAGGGTTTTAGCTGTGTGGCCGAACCATTGGCGTGCGCAGCTTAACAAGGCCGTGTCTTTGTTGGGAGCTCGGGAAACTGAGGAGGCTAAGAAGGCTCTGAAGGAAGCATTGAAAATGACCAACAGGGTTGAATTGCATGATGCCATTGCACATTTGAAGCagctgcagaagaagaaggtgaaggcAACCAATGGAGAGGGTTCTTTTGTCACTGTGGAACCCTCGAAATTCAAGACAGTTGGGGAGAAGACTACTTTGAGGCAAGAATTGGCCAATGCACTTGAGATTAGGGCCTTTCAGAGGATTACCAGGTTGAGTCGATGTGATGTGGAGCTTCTTAAGAAGGAAATGAATGATGGTGAAGTACCTCTTTCGTATTCAGGTACTGGTGTTCCTCAGAGATCCATACGCAAGCCTAATTTAGAAGTAATCCTCCGCAGGTTGCTTGATTTTCTAAAGCCAGAGACTTTCCAAGGAGCTGTTAAAGCCATAAACGAGAGGATACTCTCTGTCATGGATGAAACAGGCTCAGGAAGAGTGGATTTGGGAATGTTTTTTGCTGTTTTAGCCCCTATTTGCAGTGGCTCGCCAGAAAAGCGCAAACGAGTTGCATTTGATGCGCTCTTGTGGCGTCCTGTAAACGAGGGTGGTGGTTCCCAGATAAGAAAAGCTGATGCCACTAGCTATATCAATCTGTTGAGAGCCATGTATGTCCCTTCCCACGGGGTTAGCGAGATGCTGGAACTCCATGGAGAAACGGATCTTTCCACAGTGTCTTTCACAGAGTTTCTTGTCATGTTTGACGACCCAGATTGGGGTTTTGGTATCATGTCCACGCTGTTGAAGCTTGAAACCGGGGACAGAAACCGCCACGGTAACCATGTCTGCTCGGTCTGCCGCTACCCGATCATCGGGTCCCGATTTAAGGAGGTAAAATCTCATTTCAGCTTGTGTAATCAATGCTATAGCGAGGGAAAGGTGCCTCCTACCTCGAAGCAGGAAGAGTACAAATTCAGAGAATACGGAAGCGAGGCTGAAGCCATGAAACACAAGTGCAAGTGCTTTACATTGCAATCCCACAAGGCCCCATAG